A portion of the Terriglobia bacterium genome contains these proteins:
- a CDS encoding M28 family peptidase, protein MIRKKVTTATAIVLLLALSVFAQSTSIKVDGNVIKSYIATMADAAHQGRRSLTPGYEKTAEWAAGLFKQWGLKPAGEDGTYFQKVPILQSAQATFAYRLGVPEFIIGGRSFYVRDNDFSIDPSTPAGAKVTGEVVFVGYGISVPAKGLDEYTVDVKGKIVLAFAGSPKDAPSASGRMGGAQPPPPASTEDWARESTNAEKAQVAYNKGAAGILLYTPPAAAAGGGGRGGPAAPAAAPQARGQAQPQADISPFKRPFVVASISIPVSATVPADERVFRWIMWRDAEQSLSEFNATIAQMRRDIRDKKAQTRSTGLKATIKGYDSITLYGDKFKNNFSRNVLGMIEGTDPNLKNQYVGLGGHMDHLGVTNGVVMNGADDNASGTAVAMEIGRLLAVNKVQPKRTIIIGLWCGEEQGLLGSNYWVAHPTVGVSMDRFVGYFNMDMVGLGDAIGVPGALNFPQIYDIIKRNQDPNIKLSSENMAGPGGSDYSAFINLGIEAIACMTSGGVGHPDYHQSGDDTEKIDQKILGQTGQWVLQGVLNLANETQANLLIPDRQHIYNAERLNVTDMRGGPQPAARGGEGQQGGRGGGGAAWRSVDASSNADLVNLVNNRIKELATPAQTTAAAAPAAGRGGGGGGFGGGTRYTLGVRDAGMFDGNIPFLLQSAMLLNFGRVDVPANDGTWFNFNSGVSTKGREAVKAMEANNIVINLIDPSSKLLSDMLDATSKSFLVTLTGNAPIDQALITKMNQKNTLLLFECDFTDPQGCVTKLQNYKKQFGDTDNLVVSAKPVQASQLDAAKKTIYLSLVKSGWTQEQIYAVFGQGSGGGGGGGGGRGGGGGNLSKLSPPAQGGRGN, encoded by the coding sequence ATGATTAGAAAGAAAGTAACGACAGCCACGGCTATCGTCCTGCTGCTGGCACTGTCGGTCTTTGCACAATCAACTTCGATTAAGGTGGACGGGAACGTAATCAAGAGCTACATCGCAACCATGGCAGATGCTGCGCATCAGGGAAGAAGGTCGCTCACCCCCGGTTATGAAAAGACTGCCGAGTGGGCCGCCGGGCTGTTTAAGCAGTGGGGCCTGAAACCTGCCGGCGAAGACGGCACCTATTTCCAGAAGGTGCCGATTCTGCAGTCTGCTCAAGCGACGTTTGCCTACAGACTGGGAGTTCCGGAGTTCATCATCGGCGGACGGAGCTTCTATGTCAGAGACAATGATTTTTCCATTGATCCCTCAACGCCGGCGGGTGCCAAAGTCACCGGCGAAGTCGTGTTCGTTGGCTACGGCATTTCAGTGCCGGCAAAAGGCCTGGACGAGTATACGGTCGATGTGAAGGGAAAGATCGTCCTGGCATTTGCCGGTTCGCCCAAGGACGCGCCGTCCGCATCGGGTCGGATGGGTGGCGCACAACCGCCGCCTCCGGCAAGCACCGAGGACTGGGCTAGAGAATCGACCAACGCTGAAAAGGCCCAAGTGGCCTATAACAAGGGAGCGGCGGGGATTCTGCTTTACACTCCGCCGGCTGCTGCCGCCGGTGGCGGTGGCCGTGGCGGTCCTGCGGCTCCTGCGGCCGCGCCCCAGGCCAGAGGGCAGGCGCAGCCTCAGGCGGACATTTCCCCGTTCAAACGCCCGTTTGTCGTTGCATCGATTTCAATCCCCGTTTCAGCCACCGTCCCCGCCGACGAGCGCGTGTTCCGCTGGATCATGTGGCGAGATGCGGAGCAGTCCCTGAGCGAATTCAACGCCACGATCGCCCAGATGCGCCGCGATATCCGGGACAAGAAAGCACAGACCAGGAGCACCGGGCTGAAGGCCACGATCAAGGGTTACGACTCGATCACCCTTTACGGCGACAAGTTTAAAAACAACTTCTCGCGCAATGTGCTCGGCATGATTGAAGGGACAGATCCGAACCTGAAAAATCAGTATGTCGGGCTTGGCGGTCACATGGATCACCTGGGAGTCACCAATGGCGTAGTTATGAACGGCGCCGATGACAACGCTTCCGGGACGGCCGTCGCGATGGAAATCGGGCGCCTGCTCGCGGTCAACAAGGTGCAACCCAAGCGCACGATCATTATCGGCCTGTGGTGCGGCGAGGAACAGGGCCTTCTGGGCTCCAATTACTGGGTGGCCCACCCGACCGTGGGCGTGTCAATGGACCGCTTTGTCGGTTATTTCAATATGGATATGGTCGGATTGGGTGACGCCATCGGCGTGCCCGGGGCGCTGAACTTTCCGCAGATTTACGACATCATCAAGCGCAACCAGGATCCGAACATCAAGCTGAGCAGCGAGAATATGGCCGGTCCCGGCGGCAGCGATTATTCGGCCTTCATTAACCTCGGCATTGAAGCGATCGCCTGTATGACCAGCGGCGGCGTCGGCCATCCGGATTATCACCAATCCGGCGACGACACCGAGAAGATCGATCAAAAGATCCTGGGCCAGACGGGCCAGTGGGTTTTGCAGGGAGTACTCAATCTCGCCAATGAGACCCAGGCGAATCTCCTGATTCCGGACCGTCAGCACATCTACAATGCCGAGCGTCTCAATGTCACTGACATGCGCGGCGGCCCGCAGCCTGCGGCCAGGGGGGGCGAGGGCCAGCAGGGTGGCAGAGGCGGAGGTGGTGCGGCCTGGCGCTCTGTGGATGCGTCCAGTAATGCCGACCTGGTGAACCTGGTCAACAATCGGATCAAAGAACTGGCGACGCCGGCACAGACCACTGCTGCCGCAGCACCTGCCGCAGGGCGTGGTGGTGGCGGTGGCGGCTTTGGCGGCGGCACCCGCTATACTCTGGGGGTGCGCGACGCCGGCATGTTTGACGGCAACATTCCCTTCCTGCTTCAATCCGCGATGCTCCTGAATTTTGGACGCGTTGATGTCCCGGCCAACGACGGGACCTGGTTCAATTTCAATAGCGGGGTCAGCACCAAGGGTCGTGAAGCGGTGAAGGCCATGGAGGCCAACAATATCGTCATCAACCTGATCGACCCGTCGAGCAAGCTGCTCAGCGACATGCTCGACGCCACCTCCAAGTCATTCCTGGTGACGCTTACCGGCAACGCGCCCATCGATCAGGCGCTGATCACGAAGATGAACCAGAAGAACACGCTGCTGCTGTTCGAATGCGATTTCACAGACCCGCAGGGCTGCGTGACTAAACTGCAGAACTACAAGAAGCAGTTCGGCGACACCGACAATCTCGTAGTTTCAGCGAAACCTGTCCAAGCCAGCCAGCTTGACGCAGCGAAGAAAACAATCTACCTGAGCCTGGTCAAGAGCGGCTGGACGCAGGAGCAGATCTATGCCGTCTTTGGGCAAGGCTCCGGCGGTGGCGGTGGCGGCGGTGGTGGCCGTGGCGGCGGTGGCGGCAACCTGTCCAAGCTGTCTCCCCCGGCCCAGGGTGGCAGAGGCAACTAA
- a CDS encoding histidinol-phosphatase HisJ family protein: MTLRDYHVHSNYSADAHATMEEMCRAAIALGVPEIGFAEHYDLHPDEKPRDWLRLDPWLEELERCRAAFDGRLVIRAGIEIGEPHLFQVEMKRILARAPFDYAIGSLHWVGRNSIFDHGYFQQPAPEAFGLYFQELERMTRAGGFDVLGHLDVPVRTAFAHYGSYDPRQYETLIRPVLRNCIEHGIALDVNTSALRRQARVLLPDLEILRWYAEMGGMRVTLGSDAHRPEEVAEHFDVALEAIKTSGIRNVVQYERRLPRLIPI; the protein is encoded by the coding sequence ATGACCCTGCGCGACTATCACGTTCACTCCAACTATTCTGCCGATGCGCACGCAACCATGGAGGAGATGTGCCGGGCCGCCATAGCGCTGGGTGTTCCGGAGATCGGCTTTGCTGAACATTACGATCTGCATCCCGACGAAAAGCCGCGTGACTGGCTCCGGCTCGATCCCTGGCTCGAGGAGTTGGAGCGTTGCCGTGCCGCGTTCGACGGCCGGCTGGTGATCAGAGCCGGAATCGAGATCGGAGAGCCGCACCTGTTCCAGGTGGAGATGAAGAGAATCCTGGCGCGCGCGCCGTTCGACTACGCCATCGGCTCGCTGCACTGGGTGGGACGCAACAGCATCTTCGATCACGGGTACTTTCAGCAGCCCGCCCCGGAAGCATTCGGGCTATATTTTCAAGAGCTGGAACGCATGACGCGGGCCGGCGGCTTCGATGTGCTCGGTCACCTCGATGTGCCTGTCCGCACTGCCTTTGCCCATTATGGCAGCTACGATCCGCGCCAGTACGAAACCCTGATCCGTCCTGTGCTGCGCAATTGCATCGAACACGGCATTGCCCTCGACGTAAACACCTCCGCGCTGCGACGGCAGGCCCGGGTCCTGCTTCCGGATCTGGAAATCTTGCGCTGGTACGCAGAGATGGGCGGCATGCGCGTGACCCTCGGCTCAGATGCGCACCGGCCCGAGGAGGTGGCTGAGCACTTCGACGTGGCTTTGGAAGCCATCAAGACATCCGGAATCAGAAATGTCGTGCAGTATGAACGGCGGCTGCCACGCCTGATCCCGATTTAG
- a CDS encoding xanthine dehydrogenase family protein subunit M, whose amino-acid sequence MMKNFAYVKAGSVAAAIKALGTKGAILHAGGTDLLGCVRDETFPVEKIVSISGLKELKGISARPDGGLKIGALTTVAEVASTASIAEKYAVLAQAAAEVASPQLRNQGTIGGNICQRPRCWYYRGDFPCARKAGDMCYAVDGENQYHAIFGGGPCFFVHPSDTAVALVALQAQLLIAGPAGSKAVKIENFFVGPDKDIKKENILLPNEIVTEIHLPPISGNVRSSYRKIRARRAWDFALTSVGVVLQYENDSVNRARIVLGGVGPYPWRVEAAEKLLIGKKIDSTLAASAGQAAAEGANPLRDNAYKIQVVQGAVEESLLALA is encoded by the coding sequence ATGATGAAAAACTTTGCTTATGTGAAAGCCGGCTCGGTCGCGGCGGCGATCAAGGCTCTGGGCACCAAAGGAGCCATCCTTCATGCGGGGGGGACGGATCTGCTGGGATGCGTACGTGACGAGACTTTCCCGGTGGAGAAAATCGTCAGCATCAGCGGTCTGAAGGAACTGAAAGGGATCTCCGCCAGGCCCGATGGCGGGCTGAAGATCGGAGCACTCACGACGGTTGCAGAGGTCGCCTCCACTGCCTCAATTGCAGAAAAATATGCCGTGCTGGCACAGGCGGCAGCCGAGGTGGCCAGCCCCCAGCTGCGCAACCAGGGGACCATCGGTGGGAACATCTGCCAGCGGCCCCGCTGCTGGTACTACCGGGGCGACTTCCCTTGTGCCCGGAAAGCCGGCGACATGTGCTACGCAGTGGACGGTGAAAACCAGTATCACGCCATCTTTGGCGGCGGCCCCTGCTTTTTCGTGCACCCATCGGACACGGCAGTCGCCCTCGTGGCGCTGCAAGCCCAACTGCTGATTGCAGGCCCGGCCGGAAGCAAGGCCGTCAAGATAGAAAACTTCTTCGTAGGGCCTGATAAAGACATCAAAAAAGAGAACATCCTGCTGCCCAATGAAATCGTGACGGAGATTCATCTTCCGCCGATCAGCGGCAACGTGCGCAGCTCCTATCGTAAGATCCGCGCGCGCCGCGCCTGGGATTTCGCCCTGACCAGCGTTGGGGTGGTGTTGCAGTACGAGAATGACAGTGTCAATAGGGCGCGCATCGTGCTGGGCGGGGTTGGCCCGTACCCATGGAGAGTCGAGGCTGCAGAGAAGCTCTTGATCGGCAAGAAGATCGACAGCACCCTCGCCGCGTCAGCGGGTCAGGCGGCTGCCGAGGGAGCCAACCCGCTACGAGACAACGCTTACAAGATTCAAGTGGTCCAGGGTGCCGTCGAGGAGTCCCTCCTCGCGCTGGCTTGA